In Chlorogloeopsis sp. ULAP01, the following are encoded in one genomic region:
- the folP gene encoding dihydropteroate synthase, translated as MPKPSNLTIRDRTFEWGQRTYLMGVLNVTPDSFSDGGKFNSTTAALAQAQALQAAGADIIDVGGQSTRPGAEQITVTEELERVLPVIQLLRPKITLPISVDTTRAEVAKAAIQAGADIVNDISGGTFDSEMLPALAKLNVPIIIMHIRGNPQTMQKMTDYQNLMEEISNFLAGQIATATAAGIDSEKIIIDPGIGFAKNYEQNLEIFRRLPELRKLNCPILVGPSRKSFIGRILEQPDPKARVWGTAAACCAAIFTGADILRVHDVQEMRDVCLVADAIFRHSSPL; from the coding sequence ATGCCAAAGCCAAGCAATTTAACAATTCGCGATCGCACCTTTGAATGGGGACAGCGAACTTATTTAATGGGTGTTTTGAACGTCACACCCGATAGTTTCAGTGATGGTGGCAAATTTAACTCTACTACTGCTGCTCTAGCCCAAGCACAAGCACTGCAAGCTGCTGGAGCAGATATTATTGATGTGGGTGGCCAATCGACACGACCAGGAGCAGAACAAATTACCGTAACTGAAGAACTAGAGCGTGTTTTACCTGTTATACAACTACTGCGTCCAAAAATCACTTTACCAATTTCTGTAGATACAACGCGAGCAGAGGTAGCAAAAGCTGCTATTCAAGCGGGTGCAGATATAGTTAATGATATATCTGGAGGCACCTTTGACTCCGAAATGTTACCAGCCCTAGCAAAATTAAACGTGCCAATTATTATCATGCATATCCGTGGTAATCCGCAGACTATGCAAAAGATGACAGACTATCAAAATTTGATGGAGGAAATTTCTAATTTTTTGGCTGGGCAAATTGCAACAGCTACTGCTGCTGGTATTGATTCAGAGAAAATCATTATCGATCCAGGTATCGGTTTTGCCAAGAACTACGAGCAGAATTTAGAAATTTTTCGCCGCTTGCCAGAATTACGAAAACTCAACTGTCCAATTTTAGTAGGGCCATCCCGTAAAAGTTTTATTGGTCGCATTTTAGAGCAACCAGATCCAAAAGCACGAGTATGGGGAACGGCAGCGGCATGTTGTGCTGCTATCTTTACAGGAGCTGATATTCTCCGAGTTCACGATGTTCAAGAAATGCGAGATGTCTGCTTAGTTGCAGATGCAATATTCCGACACTCTTCACCACTCTAG
- a CDS encoding SPFH domain-containing protein, protein MEPIIAIVLVLIGYALGSAKLVNQGNEALVERLGRYHRKLKPGLNFIVPLVDQIVMEDTTREQVLDIKPQNVITKDNIYLEVDGVVYWRIVDIERSFYQIDDLQQGLNNLATTTLREVIAQNTLEETNASRAEMNKALLDELNQTTTTWGINVLRVDIQRITPPESVRKSMEEQRAAEIKSRAAILEAEGERQAAIKKAEGTKTSMQIIAEALRTSPESKEILRYLVAQDYINASYRLGESENAKVVFVDPGKSGDLMKEVIAEAATKENGNGKPSEHGST, encoded by the coding sequence ATGGAGCCAATCATTGCTATAGTCTTAGTGCTTATAGGCTATGCCTTAGGATCTGCAAAACTTGTTAATCAAGGGAATGAAGCCCTTGTAGAACGTTTAGGACGGTATCATCGCAAACTTAAACCAGGGCTTAACTTTATTGTTCCTTTAGTAGATCAAATTGTGATGGAAGATACTACACGGGAGCAAGTTTTAGATATCAAACCGCAAAATGTCATTACTAAAGATAATATTTATTTGGAAGTAGATGGAGTGGTGTACTGGCGCATTGTTGATATAGAGAGAAGCTTTTACCAAATTGACGATTTACAACAAGGGCTGAACAATCTGGCTACAACCACACTCCGAGAAGTTATAGCCCAGAATACTTTGGAAGAAACTAATGCCTCTAGGGCAGAGATGAATAAAGCCTTATTGGATGAATTAAATCAGACGACAACAACATGGGGGATTAATGTTCTGCGAGTAGATATTCAACGGATTACACCGCCTGAAAGTGTGCGCAAGTCTATGGAAGAGCAAAGAGCCGCAGAAATTAAAAGTCGCGCTGCTATTTTAGAAGCTGAAGGAGAACGACAAGCCGCGATTAAGAAAGCTGAAGGAACTAAGACTTCGATGCAGATTATTGCTGAGGCATTGCGTACTAGCCCTGAAAGCAAGGAAATTTTACGCTATCTTGTTGCCCAAGATTATATTAATGCTAGCTACAGGCTAGGTGAAAGCGAAAATGCCAAAGTCGTCTTTGTAGATCCAGGCAAAAGTGGTGATTTGATGAAAGAGGTGATTGCCGAGGCAGCAACTAAAGAGAATGGCAACGGCAAGCCATCTGAGCATGGTTCTACTTAG
- a CDS encoding phosphotransferase, which translates to MQYNIYDDIAKAALTQYGMAQGQRCFLGHSGSVTFCIKTQAEKFLLRIHRPVSTLQGDVWQRPQVIESELLWLAALRNDTEIIVQEPVKNLQGRWLTQVLADETVEVFYCSLLHWIDGNILNAQLTPQQAYQLGLLLARLHQHSSQWQLPQNFVRPAYDRNRLQAALSALYPAVLQELISAENYKTLSVAVCQVQGMIETLGQEQNIWGLIHADLHEGNYLLYNDEFCPIDFARCGFGYYLYDIASTLQYLLPTVRPSFFEGYQDIRKLPENYLQITEGFFIMALIEVLSFHVHNPLEHKWISESVPYIVKEQIHLYLEGESFLFDKY; encoded by the coding sequence ATGCAGTATAACATCTATGACGACATCGCGAAAGCTGCCCTTACCCAATATGGTATGGCTCAAGGACAGCGTTGTTTTTTAGGTCATAGTGGAAGCGTAACCTTCTGCATAAAGACACAAGCGGAAAAATTTCTTCTGCGTATTCATCGACCAGTATCTACGCTCCAAGGCGATGTATGGCAAAGACCACAGGTGATTGAATCAGAACTTCTGTGGCTGGCTGCTTTGCGTAATGACACAGAGATTATTGTACAGGAGCCAGTAAAAAATCTACAGGGTAGATGGCTCACTCAGGTTTTGGCAGATGAGACCGTAGAAGTGTTTTATTGTTCACTGCTGCATTGGATTGATGGCAACATTCTTAACGCACAACTAACTCCACAACAGGCTTACCAACTTGGTTTGTTACTAGCTCGATTGCATCAGCATAGTAGTCAGTGGCAACTGCCACAAAACTTTGTTCGCCCAGCCTACGATCGGAATCGACTGCAAGCAGCACTCTCGGCACTTTATCCAGCAGTATTACAAGAATTGATTTCAGCAGAAAATTACAAAACTCTCTCAGTAGCGGTTTGCCAAGTTCAAGGGATGATAGAAACACTGGGTCAGGAGCAAAATATCTGGGGGTTGATTCACGCTGACCTTCATGAAGGCAACTATCTATTGTACAACGATGAATTCTGTCCAATCGATTTCGCTCGTTGTGGCTTTGGATACTATCTTTACGATATTGCAAGTACGCTTCAATATTTACTTCCCACTGTCAGACCTTCCTTTTTTGAAGGCTATCAAGATATCCGTAAGCTCCCTGAAAACTACTTACAGATTACAGAAGGTTTCTTTATCATGGCGCTGATTGAAGTGCTTTCTTTTCATGTTCATAATCCACTTGAGCATAAGTGGATTTCGGAAAGCGTGCCGTATATCGTTAAAGAACAGATTCATCTGTATCTTGAGGGTGAGTCATTTTTATTTGATAAATACTAA
- the tpiA gene encoding triose-phosphate isomerase — protein MRKIVIAGNWKMFKTQAESQEFLTGFLPTLEETPQDREVVLCVPFTDLNVLSKSLHGSRVQLGAQNVHWEDSGAYTGEISGLMLQEIGVRYVVVGHSERRQYFGETDQTVNWRLKAAQRNGLIPILCVGETKQQRDAGETEALITSQLEKDLVDVDQSNLVIAYEPIWAIGTGDTCEVTEANRVIGLIRSQLKNPTVTIQYGGSVKPNNIDEIMAQPEIDGVLVGGASLEPDSFARIVNYQ, from the coding sequence GTGCGAAAAATAGTAATTGCTGGAAACTGGAAAATGTTCAAAACCCAGGCAGAATCCCAAGAATTTTTAACGGGATTTCTGCCTACTTTAGAAGAAACTCCACAAGACCGAGAAGTGGTATTGTGTGTTCCTTTCACTGATTTAAACGTTTTGTCCAAAAGTTTGCATGGTAGCCGCGTACAGCTAGGGGCGCAAAATGTCCATTGGGAAGATAGTGGAGCCTACACGGGTGAAATTTCCGGACTGATGTTGCAAGAAATTGGCGTGCGTTATGTAGTTGTCGGTCATAGCGAAAGGCGACAATATTTTGGAGAAACGGATCAAACCGTTAACTGGCGTCTGAAAGCAGCTCAAAGGAATGGTTTGATCCCGATTCTGTGTGTAGGTGAAACTAAACAACAACGAGATGCGGGGGAAACGGAAGCACTGATTACTAGCCAGTTGGAAAAAGATTTAGTAGATGTGGATCAAAGTAATTTGGTAATTGCCTATGAACCGATTTGGGCGATCGGTACCGGTGACACTTGTGAAGTTACCGAAGCCAATCGAGTCATCGGTTTAATTCGCAGCCAATTAAAAAACCCCACTGTGACAATTCAATATGGCGGTTCAGTAAAGCCGAATAATATTGATGAAATCATGGCTCAACCAGAAATTGATGGCGTTTTGGTGGGAGGAGCAAGCCTTGAGCCTGATAGTTTCGCCCGGATTGTAAATTATCAATAG
- a CDS encoding SDR family oxidoreductase, translating to MNKTDHLDMGKTALITGASGGIGYELAKLFALDGYNLVLVARSEEKLKKIAKEFTEKSGIKVETIVKDLSVPTTPTEIFTELQQAGIKVDVLVNNAGFGSYGFFHETDLKSELELLQVNLVSLTHLTKLFLKDMVQQGYGKVLNVSSGAAFQPGPLMAVYYATKAYVLSFSEAIANELEGTGVTVTALCPGPTESSFQQRAAMEQSKLFSSQKSMDAETVAKIGYHGLMSNKTVVIPGLKNKLFAEAVRFTPRKMVVKITRSLNSKS from the coding sequence ATGAACAAAACAGACCATTTAGACATGGGAAAAACTGCTCTAATTACTGGGGCATCTGGAGGAATTGGGTACGAATTAGCCAAGTTATTTGCGCTCGATGGTTATAACTTAGTGTTAGTTGCTAGAAGCGAGGAAAAACTAAAGAAAATTGCCAAGGAATTTACAGAAAAATCAGGTATAAAAGTTGAAACTATAGTTAAAGATTTATCTGTACCAACAACTCCCACAGAGATTTTCACAGAACTACAACAAGCTGGAATCAAAGTAGATGTACTAGTAAATAATGCTGGCTTTGGTTCCTATGGTTTTTTTCACGAAACTGACCTCAAATCAGAACTAGAATTACTACAAGTAAATCTGGTTAGCCTCACCCATTTAACTAAATTATTTCTCAAGGATATGGTGCAGCAAGGCTATGGCAAAGTCTTGAATGTTTCTTCTGGGGCTGCCTTTCAACCAGGGCCGCTCATGGCAGTTTATTATGCAACTAAAGCCTATGTTTTGTCGTTTTCGGAAGCGATCGCTAACGAATTAGAAGGTACAGGTGTGACTGTAACAGCATTGTGTCCGGGACCGACAGAATCTAGTTTTCAACAAAGAGCTGCAATGGAACAATCAAAGCTCTTTAGTAGCCAAAAAAGTATGGATGCGGAAACTGTAGCCAAGATCGGCTATCACGGCTTGATGTCTAACAAAACTGTTGTTATTCCTGGCTTGAAAAACAAGTTATTTGCTGAAGCTGTCAGATTTACACCGAGAAAAATGGTAGTAAAAATCACTCGGAGTCTGAATAGTAAGTCATAA
- a CDS encoding NB-ARC domain-containing protein, which produces MNVEEVLELVEKVLDYDRLNKVQEIVLRLSWEGQSYSEMAASAGYEPEYIKQVGFQLWQSLSKALNKKVTKNNFQSILKRYAHQTQVSATAPTISVMNGHNPEINGLKDIQEFEDETFAKRNITMSITTRPHQDWGEAIDVSIFYNRTEELALVKQWILKDRCRLVTLFGMGGIGKTGLSVKLAQEIQSKFEYLIWRSLRNAPPIEDLLAQLIQFFSQGKETNLPETIGSKLVRVLEFLRSSRCLLVLDNAETILHEGEHTGSYRQGDEGYGQFFEFVAETPHRSCLILTSREKPKSLAVKEGETLPVRSLPLAGLEIPEGQKIFQAKGNFRASESEWSYLIEHYAGNPLALKMVAAAIRDFFDGRVSEFLELLKQGTLVFDDIRNLLERQFNRLSELEKEVMYWLAINREPVSFLQLQADIVSNVRTSEILEALASLQRRSLIEKNSIGFTQQPVVMEYMTERLIEQAYEEIITGNFELLRKHALLKAQATDYIRQCQIRLILEPLATKLSTQFGTRENLGNKLKQILMKLRLCSSENETYSPKYECGNIINLLHQLKFNLTGYDFSHLTVWQAYLQDVNLHQVNFAHADLSKSVFAQTFSSVLSVNFSPDGKLLAAGFADGEIHLWRVADTKQLLTFKGHSRWIWTVCFSPDGLTLASTSLDRTVKLWDVNTGECLRVFHGHTDSVWSVAFSPNGQMLASSGADQTVKLWDVNTGLCCRTLQGHSNWVGTVVFSPDGQILASSSLDSSVRLWDANTGQSLKTLQQQIGQIWSIAFSPDGQILASSDDACTINLWNVSTGECIQTLQEHSNWVVSVNLSPDGQILASASLDQSIKLWHFGSGQCIQTLQGHTSRVYSVTFSPDGQILASCGDDRAIKLWDVSTGQCLKTIQGYTNSTFSVAFSPDGNTLASGSEDTAIRLWNVCEGHLLKAWQGHTSQVRAVTFSPDGHILASGGDDYTAKMWDISTGRGLKTFQKESSQVRSVAISPDGRILASSGCNQTVTLWDINTGQCIKTLQGHLNWIFSIAFSPDGQMLATGSVDQTVKLWNFRCGECLQTFGGDIGFVLSVAFSPDGHILASGSEDGILRLWNVKTGQCLQTLTGHASRIWSVAFAPRGYVVKSSVGASVAIPQNVASLKETGNSNHAYLLASGSEDQTVRLWDTETGQCVKTLQGHTATVLTVVFAPHGDAIAIQHEDSLQSRQVLASGSEDETIKLWDVSTGECLKTLKPPRLYEGMNITGVTGLTEAEKMALIALGAQEFE; this is translated from the coding sequence ATGAATGTTGAAGAAGTGCTAGAACTCGTAGAAAAAGTTCTAGACTACGATCGCCTAAACAAAGTGCAAGAAATAGTATTGCGCCTATCTTGGGAAGGACAATCTTATTCAGAGATGGCTGCAAGTGCTGGCTATGAGCCTGAGTACATTAAGCAAGTTGGCTTTCAACTATGGCAGTCGCTCTCAAAAGCGTTGAATAAGAAGGTAACTAAAAATAATTTTCAGTCAATTTTGAAGCGATACGCCCACCAAACTCAAGTATCAGCTACAGCGCCGACGATCTCCGTAATGAACGGTCATAACCCTGAAATTAACGGGTTAAAAGATATACAAGAGTTTGAAGATGAGACATTCGCGAAGCGAAATATCACCATGTCTATTACTACTCGTCCACACCAAGATTGGGGCGAGGCAATTGATGTCTCTATTTTCTATAACCGCACTGAAGAACTAGCTCTTGTCAAGCAATGGATATTAAAGGATCGCTGCCGACTGGTGACGCTATTTGGCATGGGCGGCATTGGTAAAACTGGTTTGTCTGTAAAATTAGCACAAGAGATTCAGAGTAAATTTGAGTACTTAATCTGGCGCAGTCTCCGCAATGCCCCACCGATTGAAGATTTGCTAGCACAGCTAATTCAATTTTTCTCTCAGGGAAAGGAAACTAATTTACCAGAAACTATAGGCAGTAAACTAGTGCGGGTACTTGAGTTTTTACGCTCCTCACGCTGCTTGCTGGTACTAGATAATGCTGAAACGATTCTACATGAAGGTGAACACACAGGTTCTTACCGACAAGGAGATGAAGGCTATGGTCAATTTTTTGAATTTGTGGCAGAAACACCCCATCGCAGTTGTTTAATACTAACTAGTCGAGAAAAACCTAAAAGTTTAGCAGTAAAGGAGGGTGAAACACTTCCCGTTCGCTCGTTACCACTGGCTGGTTTAGAGATCCCAGAAGGACAGAAAATTTTTCAAGCAAAAGGTAACTTTAGGGCATCAGAATCTGAGTGGAGTTACCTAATTGAGCATTACGCTGGTAATCCCTTGGCTTTGAAAATGGTGGCTGCGGCAATTCGAGATTTTTTTGATGGCAGGGTTTCTGAATTCTTGGAATTGTTGAAGCAAGGGACGTTGGTTTTTGATGATATTCGCAACCTCTTAGAACGGCAATTTAACCGTCTATCAGAGTTAGAAAAAGAGGTGATGTACTGGTTGGCAATCAATAGAGAGCCAGTTTCATTCTTGCAATTGCAGGCAGATATAGTCTCTAACGTTCGCACGAGTGAAATTTTAGAGGCATTAGCGTCTTTACAGAGGCGATCGCTAATTGAAAAAAACTCCATTGGCTTTACACAACAACCAGTTGTCATGGAGTACATGACAGAACGATTAATCGAGCAGGCTTATGAAGAGATTATTACAGGAAATTTTGAATTACTCAGGAAGCACGCACTACTGAAAGCTCAGGCAACAGACTATATTAGACAGTGTCAAATTCGCCTAATTTTAGAACCTCTTGCCACTAAACTTAGCACCCAATTTGGAACTAGAGAAAACCTAGGAAATAAGCTGAAGCAAATTTTAATGAAACTGCGTTTATGCAGTAGTGAAAATGAAACTTACTCACCAAAATACGAATGTGGAAATATCATTAACTTATTGCATCAGTTGAAGTTCAATTTAACTGGTTATGACTTTTCTCACCTCACAGTTTGGCAGGCATATCTGCAAGATGTAAATTTACACCAAGTGAATTTTGCCCACGCCGATCTGAGCAAATCTGTTTTTGCTCAAACCTTCAGTAGTGTTTTGTCGGTGAATTTTAGCCCAGATGGCAAACTTTTGGCAGCGGGTTTTGCTGATGGAGAGATTCACTTGTGGCGAGTTGCAGATACTAAACAACTTTTGACCTTTAAAGGGCACAGCCGTTGGATATGGACTGTTTGCTTTAGTCCAGATGGTCTAACCCTTGCTAGTACTAGTCTCGACCGGACAGTAAAGCTATGGGATGTCAACACAGGTGAATGCTTGAGGGTGTTTCATGGACATACCGATAGTGTCTGGTCTGTCGCTTTTAGTCCAAATGGACAAATGCTTGCTAGCAGTGGTGCAGACCAAACAGTAAAACTATGGGATGTTAATACAGGTCTATGTTGTCGAACATTGCAGGGACACAGCAACTGGGTGGGGACTGTGGTCTTCAGCCCTGATGGTCAAATTCTTGCCAGTAGCAGTCTTGACAGTTCAGTTAGATTGTGGGATGCTAACACAGGCCAAAGCTTGAAAACTCTACAACAGCAGATAGGTCAGATCTGGTCTATAGCCTTCAGTCCAGATGGTCAAATCCTTGCTAGTAGCGACGATGCCTGTACCATTAATTTGTGGAATGTTAGCACTGGTGAATGTATTCAGACATTGCAAGAACACAGTAACTGGGTAGTATCTGTAAATTTAAGTCCAGATGGACAAATCCTTGCTAGTGCTAGTTTAGATCAATCTATTAAGTTATGGCATTTTGGCAGTGGTCAATGCATTCAAACTTTGCAAGGGCATACTAGTCGGGTATATTCAGTCACTTTCAGTCCCGATGGCCAAATTCTTGCCAGTTGCGGCGATGACCGTGCTATTAAGTTGTGGGACGTTAGTACAGGTCAATGCCTAAAAACGATACAAGGATACACCAATTCAACATTTTCTGTTGCTTTCAGTCCGGATGGTAATACCCTTGCCAGTGGTAGTGAAGACACAGCAATAAGGTTATGGAACGTTTGTGAGGGACATTTGCTCAAAGCTTGGCAGGGACATACTAGCCAAGTACGAGCCGTGACTTTTAGCCCAGATGGTCATATTCTCGCTAGTGGCGGCGATGACTATACTGCGAAGATGTGGGATATTAGCACTGGTCGAGGTTTGAAAACATTCCAAAAGGAAAGCAGTCAGGTACGTTCTGTTGCCATTAGTCCAGATGGTCGCATCCTTGCTAGTAGCGGTTGCAATCAAACCGTAACACTATGGGATATAAACACGGGTCAATGCATCAAAACTTTGCAAGGTCATCTCAATTGGATATTTTCCATTGCTTTTAGTCCAGATGGTCAAATGCTTGCTACTGGTAGTGTAGATCAGACTGTGAAGCTATGGAATTTTCGTTGCGGTGAATGCCTGCAAACATTCGGTGGAGATATTGGATTTGTACTTTCCGTCGCTTTTAGTCCAGATGGTCACATTCTCGCTAGCGGCAGTGAAGATGGGATTTTGAGACTATGGAATGTCAAAACAGGTCAGTGTTTGCAAACGCTTACTGGACACGCAAGCCGAATTTGGTCTGTTGCCTTTGCTCCACGAGGATACGTAGTAAAGTCTTCCGTTGGTGCAAGCGTTGCTATACCCCAGAACGTAGCCTCTTTGAAGGAGACAGGAAATAGCAATCATGCCTACCTGCTCGCGAGTGGCAGTGAAGACCAAACAGTGAGACTGTGGGATACCGAAACTGGTCAGTGCGTTAAAACTTTACAAGGACACACTGCCACAGTGCTGACAGTTGTTTTTGCTCCGCACGGTGATGCGATCGCTATTCAACACGAAGACAGCTTGCAAAGTAGACAAGTTTTAGCAAGTGGTAGTGAAGATGAAACGATTAAACTTTGGGATGTAAGCACGGGTGAGTGCTTGAAAACACTCAAACCTCCTAGACTATATGAGGGTATGAATATTACAGGTGTTACTGGCTTAACTGAGGCTGAGAAAATGGCCTTAATAGCATTGGGGGCGCAGGAGTTTGAATGA
- a CDS encoding alpha/beta fold hydrolase, giving the protein MNIFIWLIVIVFLVLVLAIANSARLVISPKRQRLWTNPKQELGLSYEDVEFPALDGIRLKGWFIPAASTPSAVAIILHGWPWNRIGTKAKDPLGDLPGSKPINLFPLTKALHEQNYNVLMFDLSNFGESAARVPVTYGLFEKRDLLGAIRYVKSRHEVDPNRIVTIGFSMGGNTVVYTLPETTDIKAAIAVQPNTSSLFGERYRTDKYGTIGKLINIFIEILYRLFGAPKTDYLQPVYAAFGARNTPVLYVQGTGDKWGSVADVASMVAATPNAVEPLYPETNHRFGAYQYVVDHPDTVLAFFKKCLG; this is encoded by the coding sequence ATGAATATATTTATCTGGCTGATTGTGATAGTTTTTTTGGTATTAGTTTTAGCGATCGCTAACTCAGCGCGGTTAGTGATTTCACCAAAGCGACAACGACTGTGGACAAATCCTAAGCAAGAATTAGGGTTAAGCTATGAAGATGTGGAGTTCCCGGCTCTTGATGGGATACGTCTCAAAGGTTGGTTTATTCCCGCAGCGTCAACTCCATCCGCCGTGGCGATAATTTTACATGGCTGGCCTTGGAATCGTATAGGTACTAAAGCTAAAGATCCACTCGGAGACTTACCAGGGAGTAAGCCAATTAACCTGTTTCCCCTAACCAAAGCATTGCACGAGCAGAACTATAACGTACTGATGTTTGACTTAAGTAATTTTGGTGAGAGTGCAGCCAGGGTGCCAGTTACCTATGGTTTATTTGAAAAACGTGACTTGTTGGGAGCGATCCGCTATGTGAAAAGCCGACATGAAGTAGATCCGAACCGGATTGTCACTATTGGGTTTTCTATGGGAGGAAACACTGTAGTATATACACTGCCCGAAACCACAGACATTAAAGCTGCTATTGCTGTTCAGCCCAATACCTCATCACTGTTTGGAGAACGTTATCGTACCGATAAATACGGTACGATAGGTAAACTAATTAACATCTTTATAGAAATTCTTTATCGTTTATTCGGCGCTCCCAAAACTGATTATCTCCAGCCCGTCTACGCTGCTTTTGGGGCGCGTAATACTCCTGTACTTTATGTCCAAGGAACAGGGGATAAATGGGGTAGCGTTGCTGATGTAGCCAGTATGGTAGCAGCCACACCCAACGCTGTAGAACCCCTTTATCCTGAGACAAATCATCGTTTTGGTGCTTATCAATACGTGGTAGATCATCCAGACACAGTGTTAGCTTTTTTTAAGAAGTGTCTGGGTTAA
- a CDS encoding GTP-binding protein, translating into MTSTLPLPDPDQSAASKTDANSLNWEKELDNAIFSFEDIQAELNYKQAQTALRNLVASFDLTSEEEAGLEVEIGDLETMLGKLDRMVVQIAAFGMVGRGKSSLLNALVGQTVFETGPLHGVTRTAQRVNWTITEEAVGETERALRVTLPGAGNSQVELIDTPGLDEVDGETRAALAEQVAKQADLILFVIAGDMTKVEHEALSQLREAGKPILLVFNKVDQYPEADRMAIYQKIRDERVRELLSPDEIVMAAASPLVKTVVYRADGTRGLQMRQGNAQMEELKLKILEILHREGKALVALNTMLYADNVNEQLVQRKLAIRENAANQLIWKAVMTKACAIALNPLTVVDILSGAVIDVVLILGLSKLYGIPMTETGAVKLLQKIALGMGGISASELLANLGLSSLKTLLGISAPATGGASLAPYLSVALTQAAVSGVSCYGIGQVTKAYLANGATWGPEGPKAVINKILATLDENSILNRIKDELRTKIKRN; encoded by the coding sequence ATGACTTCGACATTGCCCCTACCAGATCCCGATCAAAGTGCTGCATCCAAAACGGATGCAAATTCCCTGAATTGGGAGAAGGAATTGGATAATGCCATTTTCAGCTTTGAAGACATTCAGGCAGAACTCAACTACAAACAGGCACAAACAGCACTGCGAAATTTGGTAGCAAGTTTTGACCTCACTTCTGAAGAAGAAGCAGGATTGGAGGTAGAAATCGGCGATTTAGAAACCATGTTGGGTAAGTTAGACCGCATGGTAGTACAGATTGCTGCTTTTGGTATGGTGGGGCGGGGCAAGTCTTCTCTGTTAAATGCTTTAGTTGGGCAAACGGTGTTTGAAACGGGGCCTTTACACGGTGTTACCCGCACTGCCCAAAGAGTGAATTGGACTATCACTGAGGAGGCTGTTGGCGAAACAGAACGCGCCTTAAGAGTCACTTTACCAGGAGCTGGTAACTCGCAAGTAGAATTGATTGATACTCCGGGATTAGATGAAGTTGATGGCGAAACTCGTGCTGCTTTAGCAGAACAGGTGGCAAAACAAGCAGATTTAATTTTGTTTGTCATTGCCGGCGATATGACGAAAGTCGAACACGAAGCCCTTTCTCAATTGCGGGAAGCGGGTAAACCTATATTACTCGTGTTTAATAAAGTCGATCAGTATCCAGAAGCCGATCGCATGGCAATTTATCAAAAAATCCGGGATGAGCGGGTGCGGGAGTTACTCTCTCCGGATGAAATTGTGATGGCAGCAGCATCACCACTAGTCAAGACAGTGGTTTATCGTGCTGATGGTACTAGAGGCTTGCAAATGCGTCAGGGTAATGCCCAAATGGAGGAACTGAAGCTGAAAATTTTGGAGATTCTCCACCGCGAAGGTAAAGCCCTAGTTGCTCTCAACACCATGCTTTATGCCGACAACGTGAATGAGCAATTGGTGCAGCGCAAGTTGGCAATTCGGGAGAATGCTGCCAATCAGTTGATTTGGAAGGCGGTAATGACTAAAGCTTGTGCGATCGCTCTCAATCCTCTAACTGTTGTTGATATTCTTAGCGGTGCAGTAATTGATGTTGTCTTAATTTTGGGTTTATCTAAACTCTACGGTATTCCCATGACAGAAACAGGTGCTGTCAAATTACTTCAAAAAATCGCTCTCGGTATGGGCGGTATTAGTGCCAGCGAACTTTTAGCAAATTTGGGTTTAAGTTCTCTGAAAACTTTACTTGGCATCTCTGCACCAGCAACCGGAGGTGCTTCTCTTGCTCCCTATCTGTCGGTGGCGCTAACACAAGCGGCAGTAAGTGGTGTTTCTTGTTATGGAATTGGACAAGTAACCAAAGCTTATTTAGCTAATGGAGCAACTTGGGGGCCAGAAGGGCCAAAAGCAGTGATTAATAAAATATTGGCAACACTAGATGAAAATTCGATTCTCAACCGAATTAAAGATGAATTACGAACAAAAATCAAGAGAAATTAG